CAAAATCCGGAACCAGAACGATGACGCAGCGCTTCGGATCCTGGGCGTGCGCGATGCGTGAGAGCAAGTCGAGGATGGTTTTACGGTCGTCGGCATCGAGTCCGCCAACCGGGTCATCGGCGAGAATGACGGTCGCCTCGCAGCAGATGGCCCGTGCGATGGCCAGACGACGCTGATTCAACGGTTTGAGGTCCGACGCCTTCACGCCGGTGGCGGCTTCGTCAAAATCGACATGTTTCAGCACGTCGCGAGCGGCAACGGGTATCGGCTTCAGGAATGTGCGGCCGGAAGCGCGCATGGTGAAGGTCAGATTGGTCAGTGCGTCCAAGTCGTTGCGCAGGCTGTAACGCTGCGTGATCAGGCCGATGCGATGGCCGCGGATTTCGTTGGTTTCAAGCTCCAGAAGGCTCTGGCTTTTCACCATCACCTGACCGCTGTCGGGCCGATAGAAGCCTGAAGCCACAGCAAGCAGCGCGCGGCGTTGTTCGTCGTCGGCGCCGGTGATGGCGTATAGCGATCCGGCGAAGAATCCCCAGTCGATATTGTCCAGCACGTTGCGCCCGGATTTGCGATTGGTGAAGGTGACATGGTCGAGCGCGAAGGTCGGGTTCGGCTTCAGCAGGATGTCAGCTTCGGCGACGGTCTCCTTGTCGAGACGCGTCGAAACGGCGGTGGCTGGTTCGATAACGGGGGATTTCGCCTCATGGGCGCTTAGCTCGTCCTCTTCCTCTACCGCTAGTCCCAACGTTTCGTTGACGCGTTTCGCATTCGAGGCCGCTACATTGTCAGGGCTTGCTTTGTCGCCGGTCTCGTCGGTATCGCTGATATCGTCAATATCTTTGCTATCGGCGGTTTCCTCGGATTTCTCCGTTTTAGTACCGGCTTTATTCCCGGTTTTCGCCTTGGAAGCTTTCTTTGAATCTTTGGTGCCAGTGTTTTCAATAGATTCCTCAGATTTCTCGTCCGAATTTTCGGCTTTGTCGTCATCAGCCGAGCTATCATCAGCCAAACTGTCATATGGTACTTGACCGGAAGCCGCAAGACTGAGATCCAGGGCATCGTCGTCATCGTCGAAGACGACATCATACTTCACCGCCGAGGTGTCTTCCGTGTTTTCGCCCTTGTTGTCAAGGTTATCGGGCTCGTAGCTTTTGACTTGATCTTTCGAATCGGTGTTCTTGCTCATGCTTGAGCCTCCGTATCGTCTTCGGATGCGTTGTTATCTGTGGCTTTACCATTATCTGTGGCATCGGCATTATCGTCGTCATTCGTGTTTGTCGCCTTTTGCTCAGACACGTCTGCGAACAGGGATTGAGCCGCTTCGAGACCACCTCCGCGTTCGTCGAAGAGTCGCGGAATTCCAGCGAACAGAGGCCTGAAGAACGCGATGACGGCCAAAGCTACCACGATGGCGATGGAATACCACATCGGCATCCAGCAAGCGGATACGACCGGCGTGGCGATTCCTCCGGCAAGTGCCTTGCCCAATGGCCTGGCAGACAGCGCTCCGGCGATACCGCCGATAAGAAGTCCCGGAATGGTCGGTATCAACGTCTCCAAAGAGAACTGCCAGCCGACACGGGAACGCGTGACGCCGATGATCATATCCATCGAAATCTCATCGCTGCGTCGACGCAGCGCAAGCCCCAAGAGCAGCAGCAGAATGACCCCGCCGCCCGCGTAGAGACCGATACGCACTTTGGTCATGACGGAATTAAGCGAATCCAACGGCTTGAGCGAAGCGTTGTAACGCTCGAGCGTCGGCGAGCTGAC
This genomic stretch from Bifidobacterium sp. ESL0690 harbors:
- a CDS encoding ATP-binding cassette domain-containing protein is translated as MSKNTDSKDQVKSYEPDNLDNKGENTEDTSAVKYDVVFDDDDDALDLSLAASGQVPYDSLADDSSADDDKAENSDEKSEESIENTGTKDSKKASKAKTGNKAGTKTEKSEETADSKDIDDISDTDETGDKASPDNVAASNAKRVNETLGLAVEEEDELSAHEAKSPVIEPATAVSTRLDKETVAEADILLKPNPTFALDHVTFTNRKSGRNVLDNIDWGFFAGSLYAITGADDEQRRALLAVASGFYRPDSGQVMVKSQSLLELETNEIRGHRIGLITQRYSLRNDLDALTNLTFTMRASGRTFLKPIPVAARDVLKHVDFDEAATGVKASDLKPLNQRRLAIARAICCEATVILADDPVGGLDADDRKTILDLLSRIAHAQDPKRCVIVLVPDFAANTDANNSTDSGASDAESETDTATDSDEYNSATDYEAKADKIYSF